From one Henriciella marina DSM 19595 genomic stretch:
- a CDS encoding DUF1465 family protein, giving the protein MAAISSQQTDIDAQPDFAGSRVFDKVFAEGMALVERTATYLDGPGRDMSRRLPREAGLTYAAWSMELTARLMQAASWLVMQRAVRDGDMSRDDALSPKYRISRDGPALEAAAQRGSGLPDSFLDLVENAEALYSRICRLDEAIYLGEAGHVEGPVNRQLEELEHAAQQGAFDPLRVWGRAR; this is encoded by the coding sequence ATGGCTGCCATTTCCAGTCAACAGACCGACATTGATGCGCAACCGGACTTTGCCGGCAGCCGGGTGTTCGACAAGGTGTTTGCCGAAGGCATGGCGCTGGTTGAGCGCACCGCGACCTATCTCGATGGCCCCGGCCGCGACATGTCACGCAGGCTGCCGCGCGAAGCGGGTCTGACCTATGCGGCCTGGAGCATGGAGCTGACCGCGCGCCTGATGCAGGCGGCAAGCTGGCTGGTCATGCAGCGGGCGGTTCGCGATGGCGACATGTCGCGTGATGATGCCCTGTCGCCAAAATACAGGATCAGCCGGGATGGCCCGGCTCTGGAAGCGGCGGCGCAGCGTGGCAGCGGGCTGCCGGACAGTTTCCTCGATCTCGTCGAGAATGCCGAGGCGCTGTACAGCCGGATCTGCCGGCTGGATGAAGCGATCTATCTCGGTGAGGCAGGCCATGTCGAAGGCCCGGTCAACCGGCAGCTGGAAGAACTGGAACATGCTGCCCAGCAAGGCGCTTTTGATCCTCTGCGCGTCTGGGGCCGAGCCCGGTAA
- a CDS encoding winged helix-turn-helix transcriptional regulator encodes MIPLSRKSPVPPSQCNLARAIELIGDRWTMLILRSALYGVRRFDDFQQELGTPRTVLSSRLNDLVDAGLVEKKPYKLKGRRARSEYVLTDQGEALRPILIGLTQWGDKWLGADGQPPISFTDAESRDGVRLAFVSKAGREVPVEDLRVVIRR; translated from the coding sequence ATGATCCCCTTGTCGCGAAAATCGCCAGTCCCGCCCTCGCAGTGCAACCTTGCGCGCGCAATCGAACTCATCGGTGACCGCTGGACGATGCTGATCCTGCGATCAGCGCTTTATGGCGTGCGCCGCTTCGATGATTTCCAGCAGGAACTCGGTACCCCGCGCACCGTGCTCTCCAGCCGTCTCAACGATCTTGTCGATGCGGGGCTTGTGGAAAAGAAACCCTACAAGCTGAAGGGCCGTCGCGCGCGGTCGGAATATGTTCTGACTGATCAGGGCGAAGCGCTCCGCCCCATCCTCATCGGCCTTACCCAGTGGGGCGACAAATGGCTCGGCGCGGACGGCCAGCCGCCGATCAGTTTCACAGATGCCGAAAGCCGTGACGGCGTGCGTCTCGCTTTTGTCTCGAAGGCTGGCCGCGAGGTGCCCGTCGAGGACCTCCGCGTCGTTATCCGGCGCTAG
- a CDS encoding SDR family NAD(P)-dependent oxidoreductase — MGDLSGKTAIITGAASGIGYAGVEVFIEAGANVVAGDIQDEKGKALEQRFGSDRVRYVHCDVTKTADLQKLFDTAQEAFGGLDILWNNAGHGGTPTGVEELDEDGWDMTMNLLLKSVFVGTKLAVPMMKEKGGSIINTSSISAVCAGYAPITYSVAKKGVAHFSKLAAAELSKYKIRVNSILPGFIATSIFGSSLGLSREQADQMAALVEQQGGKMQPAGRTGAGKDIAEMAAYLASEKSGFITGGEFLVDGGMTVGPRHSWDEADGGPLLDALGIDLEQAEQMRLAMQAEQAKG, encoded by the coding sequence ATGGGCGATCTGAGCGGAAAAACGGCGATCATCACGGGCGCCGCAAGCGGCATCGGCTATGCCGGGGTCGAAGTTTTCATCGAGGCCGGCGCCAATGTCGTGGCGGGCGATATCCAGGATGAGAAAGGCAAGGCGCTGGAGCAGCGCTTTGGCTCTGACCGGGTGCGGTATGTTCATTGCGATGTGACCAAGACGGCCGACCTTCAGAAGCTGTTCGACACCGCGCAGGAGGCCTTTGGCGGGCTTGATATCCTCTGGAACAATGCTGGCCATGGCGGCACCCCGACCGGGGTTGAAGAGCTGGACGAGGATGGCTGGGACATGACCATGAACCTTCTGCTGAAGTCGGTCTTTGTCGGGACGAAGCTTGCTGTGCCGATGATGAAGGAGAAGGGCGGGTCGATCATCAACACCTCATCGATCTCCGCAGTTTGCGCAGGGTATGCACCGATCACCTATTCGGTGGCCAAGAAAGGCGTGGCGCACTTCTCCAAACTCGCAGCCGCTGAACTCTCTAAGTACAAGATTCGGGTCAATTCGATCCTGCCGGGTTTTATCGCAACGTCGATCTTCGGCTCATCGCTCGGCCTTTCGCGGGAACAGGCCGACCAGATGGCAGCATTGGTCGAGCAACAGGGCGGAAAAATGCAACCCGCCGGGCGGACCGGCGCTGGCAAGGATATCGCCGAGATGGCGGCCTATCTCGCCTCAGAAAAGTCCGGCTTCATCACCGGCGGGGAGTTCCTCGTCGATGGCGGCATGACGGTTGGTCCGCGCCATAGCTGGGACGAGGCCGATGGCGGGCCGCTGCTTGATGCGCTGGGGATCGACCTGGAGCAGGCCGAGCAAATGCGTCTGGCCATGCAGGCGGAACAGGCCAAGGGCTAA
- a CDS encoding DUF1192 domain-containing protein has product MFEEEQASNPKLDLERLSVDELKERIEVLKADIAACEAEIEKKQAHKSAADDIFKS; this is encoded by the coding sequence ATGTTTGAAGAAGAACAGGCCAGTAACCCAAAGCTGGACCTTGAAAGATTGTCAGTCGATGAGCTGAAAGAGCGGATCGAGGTGCTGAAGGCCGATATCGCGGCGTGTGAAGCGGAAATCGAGAAGAAGCAGGCGCACAAATCGGCAGCCGATGACATCTTCAAGAGCTGA
- a CDS encoding peroxiredoxin family protein, with amino-acid sequence MFRTLFAGAGLAVAMGLAAIAQEASIGPAIGSEAPEAQVVTAGGEAVALSALSGERGTVIAFVRSLDWCPYCKQQAMDLEAAKAPLEEAGWTLVGLSYDAPEILSGFAEEKALTYTLVSDEGSDAIRAFGLLNEDMREGSRYWGIPHPAIVFVSADGTVAAVVREDGYKERPPVDVVLETARDLAGASAE; translated from the coding sequence ATGTTTCGTACACTTTTTGCCGGGGCCGGTTTGGCTGTCGCCATGGGTCTGGCCGCGATCGCGCAGGAGGCCTCCATTGGCCCGGCGATTGGTAGTGAGGCGCCAGAGGCCCAGGTCGTGACGGCTGGCGGCGAGGCGGTCGCCCTGTCTGCTTTATCCGGTGAGAGGGGAACGGTCATTGCCTTTGTGAGGTCCCTTGACTGGTGCCCCTATTGCAAGCAGCAGGCGATGGACCTTGAGGCCGCAAAGGCGCCGCTGGAAGAGGCAGGCTGGACGCTGGTGGGGCTGTCTTATGATGCGCCGGAAATCCTGTCAGGCTTTGCTGAAGAAAAGGCACTGACCTACACGCTGGTGTCGGATGAGGGCTCGGACGCCATCCGCGCATTCGGATTGTTGAACGAGGACATGCGGGAAGGGTCGCGCTATTGGGGCATCCCGCACCCGGCAATCGTGTTTGTCAGCGCCGACGGGACCGTTGCCGCGGTGGTGCGCGAAGATGGCTATAAAGAGCGCCCGCCGGTCGATGTCGTCCTGGAAACCGCGCGCGACCTTGCCGGCGCGTCAGCCGAGTGA
- a CDS encoding arsenate reductase ArsC codes for MKNHNILILCTGNSARSIIGEVLVSAMPGFKGYSAGSSPRGEPHPLALSVLSAKGHDTSGLTSKSWDVFAGDNAPKMDVIITVCDNAAGEVCPYWPGHPVQVHWGLSDPADVEEMSRQRIAFEDTYFSLKKRLQRVAALDFDAMNDAELKAEIQAIHTRR; via the coding sequence TTGAAGAACCACAACATACTCATTCTGTGCACGGGCAATTCCGCGCGCTCGATTATCGGCGAAGTGCTGGTCTCTGCCATGCCCGGCTTCAAGGGATATAGCGCCGGATCGTCCCCGCGCGGAGAGCCCCATCCCCTGGCGCTCTCGGTCCTGTCGGCCAAGGGACATGACACCAGCGGCCTGACGTCGAAAAGCTGGGATGTCTTTGCCGGCGACAATGCGCCGAAAATGGATGTGATCATCACGGTCTGCGACAATGCCGCTGGCGAGGTATGCCCTTACTGGCCCGGCCATCCCGTGCAGGTTCATTGGGGTCTCTCGGACCCTGCCGATGTCGAAGAGATGTCCCGCCAGCGGATCGCGTTCGAGGATACGTATTTCAGCCTCAAGAAGCGTCTTCAGCGGGTCGCTGCGCTTGATTTCGATGCCATGAACGACGCCGAGCTCAAAGCTGAAATCCAGGCGATCCATACGCGGCGCTAG
- a CDS encoding amidase: MKETTRRNLLKVGAAGISGMAALSGRANAQESEITGLSPSTIASAEKLTGVEYTDAEREQMVSAVEDQLSAIQQLRAVEKPNTLAPAQTFDPRLPKVSYPAAKASSGKSASVKAASDLSDNSTDIAFAPLTKLAGWIRSGAISSRQLTDIYLDRIEQIDPKLKAWIAVMPERARAEADAMDAERASGNYRGPLHGIPYGLKDLFDAVGARTTWGAKPYSEGQPATEDSAVVRKLKEAGAVLLGKTSCGALAYGDIWYGAVTRNPFDPREGSSGSSAGSASSVAAGLCGFAIGTETLGSLVSPSHRCGGAALRPTFGRVSRAGGMALCWSLDKVGPMARSVADLGYVMAAINGYDPDDASSVRSSFAYKPTFDFSGLRIGFNDAWRETASDVELAAFNEAMRLGARRVEFKLPDLPSAPLPQQLLAEAAAAFEELTLSNRDDDMVWQEDPAWPNSFRAIRFVSAIDLIQVDRLRRLWMQAMHEAFEGVDLVIGPNFASGMLTPTNFTGHPGLVMRAGFQDTQPRSIFGQPQDETAETARTPIAISLWAPLFQENTLLSFGAALEDALGVAGDRPSL, from the coding sequence ATGAAAGAGACGACCCGCCGCAATCTGCTGAAGGTTGGCGCCGCAGGTATATCCGGCATGGCTGCTCTGTCTGGACGCGCAAATGCACAGGAAAGCGAAATAACAGGTCTGTCCCCCAGCACGATCGCGAGCGCGGAAAAGCTCACCGGCGTCGAATACACGGACGCGGAACGCGAGCAGATGGTCTCGGCCGTCGAGGACCAGCTCAGCGCGATCCAGCAATTGCGCGCTGTTGAAAAGCCGAACACGCTCGCCCCCGCGCAGACATTCGATCCACGCCTGCCCAAAGTCAGCTACCCGGCGGCCAAGGCGTCGTCAGGCAAGTCGGCGTCCGTCAAAGCGGCATCGGACCTTTCGGATAACTCTACCGATATCGCATTTGCGCCGCTGACGAAGCTGGCAGGCTGGATCCGCTCGGGCGCGATCTCCTCGCGCCAGCTCACCGACATCTATCTTGACCGGATCGAGCAGATTGATCCGAAGCTCAAGGCCTGGATCGCGGTGATGCCAGAGCGCGCCCGCGCCGAGGCCGACGCAATGGATGCCGAGCGGGCGAGCGGCAATTACCGCGGCCCCCTTCATGGCATTCCCTATGGCCTGAAAGACCTCTTCGACGCTGTGGGCGCGCGCACGACCTGGGGGGCAAAACCCTATAGCGAAGGCCAGCCCGCCACCGAAGACAGCGCCGTTGTCCGCAAGCTGAAAGAGGCAGGTGCGGTCCTCCTCGGCAAAACGAGCTGCGGCGCCCTGGCTTATGGCGACATCTGGTACGGCGCCGTCACCCGCAATCCATTTGACCCGCGCGAAGGCTCGTCGGGGTCAAGCGCCGGGTCAGCCTCATCGGTTGCTGCTGGCCTTTGCGGTTTTGCAATCGGCACTGAAACGCTCGGGTCGCTTGTCTCGCCCTCCCATCGCTGCGGCGGAGCGGCCCTGCGTCCAACATTTGGACGTGTCTCCCGCGCCGGCGGCATGGCGCTCTGCTGGTCGCTGGACAAGGTCGGGCCAATGGCGCGCAGCGTGGCTGATCTCGGCTATGTGATGGCCGCTATCAATGGCTATGACCCCGACGATGCAAGCTCGGTCCGCTCCAGTTTTGCCTACAAGCCGACTTTTGACTTTTCAGGCCTGAGAATCGGCTTCAACGATGCCTGGCGAGAGACCGCCAGCGATGTCGAACTAGCCGCATTCAATGAGGCCATGCGCCTCGGTGCCAGACGGGTCGAGTTCAAACTGCCCGATCTGCCATCGGCGCCTCTACCGCAACAATTGCTGGCCGAAGCGGCCGCCGCCTTCGAAGAGCTGACCCTCTCCAACCGCGATGACGATATGGTCTGGCAGGAAGACCCAGCCTGGCCCAACAGCTTCCGCGCCATCCGCTTCGTCTCCGCGATCGACCTCATCCAGGTCGACCGTCTGCGCCGTCTCTGGATGCAAGCCATGCATGAAGCCTTTGAAGGGGTCGATCTGGTTATCGGACCCAACTTCGCATCCGGCATGCTCACGCCGACTAATTTTACCGGCCATCCAGGCCTCGTCATGCGGGCAGGCTTTCAGGACACGCAGCCGCGCAGCATTTTCGGCCAGCCACAGGATGAGACCGCCGAGACCGCCCGCACACCCATCGCTATTTCGCTCTGGGCTCCACTTTTTCAGGAAAACACGCTGCTCTCTTTCGGGGCAGCCCTCGAAGACGCCCTTGGCGTTGCGGGAGACCGGCCATCCCTTTGA
- a CDS encoding prolyl oligopeptidase family serine peptidase — translation MKKPLTAMATIALIAACQSTPPQSEQAEVADTVATAPEKAEPMTEPEPAETAPEETAMEVNTYPQEEVAAGEDPYIWLEDVEGEEALNWVRSQNERTLEALQSGDMYQRYYEDALDVLQSDERIPYGVVRDGWVYNFWQDSTNVRGIWRRTPLESYASDNPNWETLLDIDALAEEEGKNWVYKGANCFQPDGEVSWYCMISLSDGGKDAVIQREFSISSRSFVENGFVTNEAKQGLAWVDPNTVLIATDWGEGSTTASGYPYIVKRWSRGTPLSQAVEVIRGDESDVGVWPMVMETEDGRRLQGAVEADTFFTSTFWWLPEGERQPVKWPIPAKSSPEGIYQGNFIVSLKEDWSPASGQSFSSGDVVAFNLNRFLNTRQLPPVSLVFRPDGSQAVNGVAIADGAALLSINENVRGKVMMIEPAMDGWSTTDLTLPGTSGQAGIAFADKDSDTVFLNYEDFLTPDSLLRYDVSTGEITPLKSLPEKFDADGLKVEQHFAISSDGTAIPYFIVYKDGITLDGTTPTLLYGYGGFEVSMSPSYSGVRGRLWLEQGGAYVLANIRGGGEFGPAWHQAGLKTKRQIIYDDFIAVAENLINRGVTSTEHLGIMGGSNGGLLMGVMLTQRPDLWDAVVVQVPLLDMLRYHLLLAGASWVDEYGSPDVAEERAFLETISPYQNFDPQADYPMPFFVTSTKDDRVHPGHARKMARKFEVAGKPFYYYENIDGGHSAAANQKEAARRNALEYTYLHRKLFGDE, via the coding sequence ATGAAAAAACCCCTGACAGCGATGGCCACAATAGCGCTGATTGCAGCGTGCCAGTCGACACCGCCGCAAAGCGAACAAGCTGAGGTGGCAGACACCGTTGCGACCGCACCTGAAAAGGCCGAACCCATGACCGAACCCGAACCTGCCGAGACCGCGCCTGAAGAAACGGCGATGGAAGTGAATACCTATCCGCAAGAAGAGGTTGCTGCAGGCGAAGACCCGTATATCTGGCTGGAAGACGTCGAGGGCGAAGAAGCGCTGAACTGGGTGCGCAGCCAGAATGAGCGCACGCTTGAGGCCCTTCAATCGGGCGACATGTACCAGCGCTATTACGAGGACGCGCTTGACGTTCTCCAGTCAGACGAGCGCATTCCGTATGGTGTCGTCCGCGATGGCTGGGTTTATAATTTCTGGCAGGACAGCACGAATGTGCGCGGCATCTGGCGGCGGACGCCGCTGGAAAGCTATGCCAGCGATAATCCCAATTGGGAAACGCTGCTCGATATCGACGCGCTGGCTGAGGAAGAGGGCAAGAACTGGGTCTACAAGGGCGCCAACTGCTTCCAGCCGGACGGCGAGGTTAGCTGGTACTGCATGATCTCCCTGTCGGATGGCGGCAAGGATGCCGTGATCCAGCGCGAGTTCTCCATTTCCTCCAGGAGCTTTGTCGAGAATGGCTTTGTGACGAACGAAGCCAAGCAGGGCCTTGCCTGGGTCGACCCGAATACCGTGCTGATCGCAACCGATTGGGGCGAAGGCTCCACGACGGCGTCCGGTTACCCCTACATTGTGAAGCGGTGGTCGCGTGGCACGCCGCTCTCGCAGGCTGTCGAGGTTATTCGCGGCGATGAAAGCGATGTCGGCGTGTGGCCGATGGTGATGGAGACCGAAGATGGCCGCCGTCTGCAGGGCGCGGTCGAGGCTGACACGTTCTTCACATCGACCTTCTGGTGGCTGCCGGAGGGCGAGCGCCAGCCGGTCAAATGGCCAATCCCTGCGAAATCCTCTCCCGAGGGCATCTATCAGGGCAACTTCATTGTCTCTCTGAAAGAGGACTGGTCTCCAGCATCGGGCCAGTCTTTCTCGTCTGGTGATGTCGTCGCGTTCAATCTCAACCGGTTCCTGAACACGCGCCAGCTTCCGCCTGTCTCACTGGTTTTCCGCCCCGATGGCAGCCAGGCCGTGAACGGCGTGGCAATTGCCGACGGGGCGGCGCTCTTGTCGATCAATGAGAATGTGCGCGGCAAGGTGATGATGATCGAACCGGCCATGGATGGCTGGTCGACAACGGATCTGACGCTGCCGGGCACATCCGGTCAGGCAGGCATCGCCTTTGCCGACAAGGATTCCGATACGGTTTTCCTCAACTATGAGGACTTCCTGACGCCGGACTCCCTGCTGCGGTACGATGTCAGCACGGGCGAGATCACACCGCTCAAAAGCCTGCCGGAAAAGTTTGATGCCGACGGCCTGAAGGTGGAGCAGCATTTCGCGATTTCGAGCGATGGCACGGCGATCCCTTACTTTATCGTCTACAAGGACGGCATAACGCTGGATGGGACCACACCGACGCTGCTTTACGGTTATGGCGGGTTCGAAGTCTCCATGAGCCCGTCCTATTCGGGCGTGCGCGGGCGTCTGTGGCTGGAGCAGGGCGGGGCGTATGTGCTGGCCAATATCCGCGGCGGCGGCGAGTTCGGGCCTGCCTGGCACCAGGCTGGCCTGAAGACCAAACGCCAGATCATCTATGATGACTTCATCGCCGTGGCTGAAAACCTGATCAATCGCGGCGTGACGTCCACTGAGCATCTTGGCATTATGGGCGGGTCGAATGGCGGTCTTCTCATGGGTGTGATGCTGACACAGCGTCCTGATCTCTGGGACGCGGTGGTGGTGCAGGTGCCGCTGCTCGACATGCTGCGCTATCACCTGCTTCTGGCAGGGGCGTCATGGGTCGATGAATATGGCTCACCGGACGTCGCCGAGGAACGCGCTTTCCTGGAGACGATCTCGCCCTATCAGAACTTCGATCCGCAAGCGGACTATCCGATGCCGTTTTTCGTCACATCGACCAAGGATGACCGGGTCCATCCCGGCCATGCCCGCAAGATGGCGCGCAAGTTCGAGGTCGCTGGCAAGCCGTTCTATTATTATGAGAACATCGATGGCGGCCACTCGGCAGCGGCAAACCAGAAGGAAGCGGCGCGCCGGAACGCGCTCGAATATACCTATCTGCACCGCAAGCTGTTCGGCGACGAATAG
- a CDS encoding NAD(P)H-quinone oxidoreductase has protein sequence MTDQMKAIVAKEGEALKLADVDRPEIGAHDVLVKVAAAGLNRADLVQRAGKYPPPPGASQIMGLECAGTIVAVGEKVTRWKEGDRACALLAGGGYAEFCAVDEGSLLPVPENLSLTEAAALPEAMMTVYANVFMRSAFKEGESVLVHGGTSGIGSMAIQMLKEAGAAKIWTTAGSDEKCAAAKALGATHTINYKTEDFETVVKEGGGADVILDMVGGEYVQKNISAARVNGRICNIAYLNGSKVELDLIYLMVKRLILTGTTLRARSAEEKAEIRAAIEERFWPKVASGEIKPVIEKVYPIAEAEAAQAAMEKGGHIGKLLLEVG, from the coding sequence ATGACCGACCAGATGAAGGCCATCGTGGCCAAAGAAGGCGAAGCCCTCAAACTCGCTGATGTGGACCGCCCGGAGATTGGCGCGCATGACGTTCTGGTGAAAGTTGCCGCGGCCGGGCTTAACCGCGCAGACCTTGTCCAGCGCGCTGGCAAATATCCCCCGCCGCCCGGCGCGTCGCAGATCATGGGCCTTGAATGTGCTGGCACGATCGTCGCGGTTGGCGAGAAGGTCACCCGCTGGAAAGAAGGCGACCGGGCCTGCGCCCTGCTCGCAGGCGGCGGCTATGCGGAGTTTTGCGCCGTCGATGAAGGCTCGCTCCTGCCTGTGCCGGAAAACCTGTCCCTGACAGAGGCAGCCGCCCTGCCCGAAGCGATGATGACCGTCTACGCCAACGTCTTCATGCGCTCGGCCTTTAAGGAAGGCGAAAGCGTCCTTGTCCATGGCGGCACATCCGGTATCGGGTCGATGGCCATCCAGATGCTGAAGGAAGCTGGCGCCGCCAAGATCTGGACGACCGCCGGATCGGACGAAAAGTGCGCCGCCGCAAAGGCGCTCGGCGCAACACACACGATCAATTACAAGACCGAGGACTTCGAGACAGTCGTCAAGGAAGGCGGCGGCGCGGATGTCATCCTCGACATGGTTGGCGGCGAGTATGTCCAGAAAAACATTTCGGCGGCGCGCGTGAACGGGCGCATCTGCAACATCGCCTATCTTAATGGCTCAAAGGTCGAGCTCGACCTCATCTATCTCATGGTCAAACGCCTGATCCTGACGGGCACGACGTTGCGGGCCCGTTCTGCCGAAGAGAAGGCTGAGATCCGCGCCGCCATCGAGGAACGGTTCTGGCCCAAGGTCGCCAGTGGCGAGATCAAGCCGGTCATTGAGAAGGTCTACCCCATCGCCGAAGCTGAAGCCGCGCAGGCGGCAATGGAAAAAGGGGGCCACATCGGCAAATTATTGCTCGAAGTCGGCTGA
- a CDS encoding pilus assembly protein has protein sequence MSFWHDQRGNTAMIFAICLIPLLAIAGGAMDMTRHRTASVETQAALDAALLHVAHGMGERSIEELKLDARQIFDQQMVERGFTLEDFDIVQNGDDITATVDGEIQTTLLGLIGIGTLNVSRISQVRYSERQFEIALALDTTGSMAGDKIVQLRAAAKLLVDKIDAGTSKTANRRFALVPFTTWVNVGPENWNEDWIDQDGRSDVSATNLLPRTSRTALYEALGEAWPGCVEAREYPLDVDDTLPERRKPETLFAPSFYPDEPDDRRRYANDYLDDGLLSWNAMNVISDVTKYGVAIIKASTGRGRAWGDDDDDDDDRGYGNDDDDDDDERRGRRGGRGNVDLKRTYRFYSDVTTPIGPGFNCSTRPIVPLTRNASLIKSEIDQLHAEGSTNLTEGVAWGWRTLSPERPFTGGAPYDDRGVDKVLVVLSDGNNHISARGDMRGSDYSAYGYAANGRLNVAERPSQDEIWTEMDERTVEACTNAKRAGIIVYAVRLELKDERSDGVLSACASSPDKYLDVPEASELDEAFSLIADDVLQLYLAK, from the coding sequence ATGAGCTTCTGGCACGACCAGCGCGGCAATACCGCGATGATATTTGCGATCTGTCTCATCCCGCTTCTGGCGATTGCCGGGGGCGCGATGGATATGACGCGTCACCGGACCGCGTCGGTCGAGACGCAAGCCGCCCTTGATGCGGCCCTTCTTCATGTCGCGCACGGGATGGGGGAACGCAGCATCGAGGAGCTTAAACTCGATGCGCGGCAGATCTTCGATCAGCAGATGGTCGAGCGGGGTTTTACGCTTGAAGATTTCGACATCGTTCAAAACGGCGATGACATCACCGCAACGGTGGATGGCGAGATCCAGACCACGCTGCTGGGCCTGATCGGGATCGGCACGCTCAATGTCTCGCGCATATCGCAGGTTCGCTATAGCGAGCGGCAATTCGAGATCGCTCTGGCGCTCGACACGACCGGCTCGATGGCAGGCGACAAGATCGTTCAGTTGCGCGCGGCGGCCAAGCTGCTGGTCGACAAGATCGACGCCGGCACGAGCAAGACAGCGAACCGGCGCTTTGCGCTGGTGCCGTTCACGACCTGGGTGAATGTCGGGCCGGAGAACTGGAACGAGGACTGGATTGACCAGGATGGCCGCTCCGATGTCAGCGCCACCAATCTTCTGCCGCGCACAAGCCGGACCGCGCTTTACGAAGCGCTGGGCGAGGCCTGGCCGGGCTGTGTCGAGGCGCGCGAATATCCGCTGGATGTGGACGATACGCTGCCCGAGCGGCGCAAGCCTGAAACGCTTTTCGCGCCGAGCTTCTATCCAGATGAGCCCGATGACCGGCGCCGGTATGCCAATGACTATCTCGATGATGGCCTGCTGTCCTGGAACGCGATGAACGTCATCTCTGACGTCACGAAATATGGCGTGGCGATCATCAAGGCGTCTACCGGGCGCGGCAGGGCCTGGGGCGACGATGATGATGACGACGATGATCGCGGCTACGGCAATGACGACGATGATGACGATGATGAAAGGCGCGGCCGCCGCGGAGGCCGGGGCAATGTCGACCTGAAGCGGACCTACCGGTTCTATTCGGACGTAACCACACCCATCGGCCCGGGTTTCAACTGCTCGACCCGCCCGATCGTCCCGCTGACGCGCAATGCGTCGCTGATCAAGAGCGAGATCGACCAGCTCCACGCAGAAGGCAGCACGAATTTGACCGAGGGTGTTGCCTGGGGCTGGCGCACGCTGTCACCCGAGCGCCCGTTTACCGGCGGCGCGCCTTATGATGATCGCGGTGTCGACAAGGTTCTGGTCGTGCTGAGCGACGGCAACAATCATATCTCCGCACGCGGCGACATGCGCGGGAGCGATTATTCGGCCTATGGCTATGCGGCAAATGGACGGCTCAATGTCGCTGAGCGGCCTTCGCAGGATGAAATCTGGACCGAGATGGACGAGCGCACCGTCGAAGCCTGCACCAATGCGAAACGGGCAGGCATCATTGTCTATGCCGTCCGTCTGGAGCTTAAGGATGAACGGTCCGACGGCGTGTTGAGCGCGTGTGCAAGTTCACCGGACAAGTATCTCGATGTGCCGGAGGCGAGCGAGCTGGATGAGGCGTTCAGCCTGATCGCAGATGATGTGCTCCAGCTTTATCTGGCGAAATAA